The Peromyscus eremicus chromosome 11, PerEre_H2_v1, whole genome shotgun sequence genome includes a window with the following:
- the Btf3 gene encoding transcription factor BTF3 isoform X1, with protein MRRTGAPAQADSRGRGRARGGCPGGEATPSLPPPLGGTRGQEPQMKETIMNQEKLAKLQAQVRIGGKGTARRKKKVVHRTATADDKKLQFSLKKLGVNNISGIEEVNMFTNQGTVIHFNNPKVQASLAANTFTITGHAETKQLTEMLPSILNQLGADSLTSLRRLAEALPKQSVDGKAPLATGEDDDDEVPDLVENFDEASKNEAN; from the exons ATGCGACGGACAGGCGCTCCCGCTCAGGCTGACTCTCGGGGGCGAGGGCGAGCCAGGGGCGGCTGCCCCGGGGGCGAGGCGACGCCgtctcttcctccacctctcgGCGGAACCCGAGGACAGGAGCCTCAG ATGAAAGAAACGATCATGAACCAGGAGAAACTGGCCAAACTTCAGGCACAAGTGCGCATTGGTGGAAaa GGCACTGCACGCAGAAAGAAGAAGGTGGTTCACAGAACAGCCACAGCAGACGATAAAAAACTGCAGTTCTCCTTAAAGAAGTTAGGAGTGAACAATATCTCTGGTATTGAAGAG GTGAACATGTTTACAAACCAAGGAACAGTGATCCATTTTAACAACCCTAAAGTTCAGGCGTCtctggcagcaaacaccttcacCATTACAGGCCACGCTGAGACAAAGCAGCTGACAGAAATGCTTCCCAGCATCCTAAACCAGCTTGGAGCGGACAGTCTGACTAGTCTAAGGAGACTGGCTGAAGCTCTGCCCAAACAAT CTGTGGATGGAAAAGCACCACTTGCTACtggagaagatgatgatgatgaagtcCCAG ATCTGGTGGAGAATTTTGATGAGGCGTCTAAGAACGAGGCAAACTAA
- the Btf3 gene encoding transcription factor BTF3 isoform X2 codes for MKETIMNQEKLAKLQAQVRIGGKGTARRKKKVVHRTATADDKKLQFSLKKLGVNNISGIEEVNMFTNQGTVIHFNNPKVQASLAANTFTITGHAETKQLTEMLPSILNQLGADSLTSLRRLAEALPKQSVDGKAPLATGEDDDDEVPDLVENFDEASKNEAN; via the exons ATGAAAGAAACGATCATGAACCAGGAGAAACTGGCCAAACTTCAGGCACAAGTGCGCATTGGTGGAAaa GGCACTGCACGCAGAAAGAAGAAGGTGGTTCACAGAACAGCCACAGCAGACGATAAAAAACTGCAGTTCTCCTTAAAGAAGTTAGGAGTGAACAATATCTCTGGTATTGAAGAG GTGAACATGTTTACAAACCAAGGAACAGTGATCCATTTTAACAACCCTAAAGTTCAGGCGTCtctggcagcaaacaccttcacCATTACAGGCCACGCTGAGACAAAGCAGCTGACAGAAATGCTTCCCAGCATCCTAAACCAGCTTGGAGCGGACAGTCTGACTAGTCTAAGGAGACTGGCTGAAGCTCTGCCCAAACAAT CTGTGGATGGAAAAGCACCACTTGCTACtggagaagatgatgatgatgaagtcCCAG ATCTGGTGGAGAATTTTGATGAGGCGTCTAAGAACGAGGCAAACTAA